A single window of Rubripirellula lacrimiformis DNA harbors:
- a CDS encoding TadG family pilus assembly protein, whose amino-acid sequence MTAFQLIQGATVFRNQPSLQVSLSGERNPVSCTGLRSRHRLGNARRGAAAVFGMVLTVGLVILAAVTIDFGQIHVADTELRRSADSAAMAGCWELFDQQVAGNDTQDVAWEVHSSADEYAFANTINSESPSLDYSDVELGRYSANEGWDTSDPNAYNAVRVTLRRQSGTNGEVPLFFGSLTGRSTQSLHTTATAAMMYEVSGFHEPSSYSENIDLLPFALDLPSWLAVLAGETDDEFSYQNGTISSTSDGLFETNLYPKGTGAPGNRGTVDIGGSNNSTNDIARQILHGISKQDFIDLGRPLAFDENGELGLNGDTGISAGVKDELASIIGKTRIIPIYTQVQGNGNNAMFTIVRFEGVRILEVKLTGKKTDKRVIIQPAKVIARHAKVDLTGNNVSSYAVTPVMLVE is encoded by the coding sequence ATGACCGCATTTCAACTCATTCAAGGTGCCACCGTGTTTCGCAATCAACCATCTCTTCAAGTCTCGCTTTCAGGCGAACGCAATCCAGTGTCATGCACTGGCTTGCGTAGCCGTCACCGTTTGGGCAATGCTCGCCGTGGGGCGGCGGCGGTGTTCGGAATGGTGCTGACAGTCGGACTAGTGATCTTGGCCGCCGTCACCATTGACTTTGGTCAAATCCATGTGGCAGACACTGAACTACGGCGGTCTGCCGACTCTGCCGCGATGGCCGGATGTTGGGAGCTGTTCGATCAGCAGGTTGCTGGCAACGACACTCAAGACGTCGCATGGGAAGTGCACTCGTCCGCCGACGAGTACGCTTTTGCCAATACGATCAACAGCGAATCGCCCTCCCTTGACTATTCGGATGTCGAATTGGGCAGGTATTCGGCCAACGAAGGCTGGGACACGTCGGACCCGAACGCTTACAACGCCGTCCGGGTGACTTTGCGACGGCAATCTGGAACCAATGGCGAGGTCCCATTGTTCTTCGGTTCGTTAACCGGACGAAGTACCCAATCGCTTCACACCACCGCGACCGCCGCAATGATGTACGAAGTATCTGGATTTCACGAACCGTCGTCCTATAGCGAAAACATCGACCTTCTTCCGTTCGCGCTGGACTTGCCCAGCTGGCTTGCTGTGCTGGCAGGGGAAACTGACGATGAATTCTCCTATCAAAATGGAACGATTTCATCCACTTCGGACGGCCTCTTTGAAACGAATCTGTATCCCAAAGGTACAGGAGCACCAGGGAACCGCGGCACCGTCGACATTGGTGGCAGCAACAACAGCACCAACGATATCGCCCGGCAAATCCTTCATGGCATTTCCAAACAAGACTTCATCGACTTAGGCAGACCTCTGGCGTTCGATGAAAATGGCGAACTAGGCCTCAACGGCGACACCGGCATCAGTGCGGGAGTGAAAGACGAGCTTGCTTCGATCATTGGCAAGACACGCATCATTCCTATCTACACTCAGGTGCAAGGCAATGGCAACAACGCCATGTTCACGATCGTTCGGTTCGAGGGAGTCCGCATTCTTGAGGTCAAACTGACCGGAAAGAAAACCGACAAGCGGGTCATCATCCAGCCAGCCAAAGTGATCGCTCGCCACGCGAAGGTGGATTTGACCGGAAACAACGTCAGCAGCTATGCGGTGACACCCGTCATGCTAGTGGAATAA
- a CDS encoding TadE family protein, producing the protein MQPKSNSAKKAVSRLGTAAVEFAIIAPLMITFTFGLVELGRITLVKQTATHATREGARIAIRPDANADQVIERVEEELSLMGIEGAIIETEPSLIEEAEMGSTVKVRVRLAISSISWVSNYFDFGDSELIAESSMRRESTN; encoded by the coding sequence ATGCAACCAAAAAGCAACAGCGCGAAGAAGGCCGTTTCACGGTTGGGAACTGCAGCTGTAGAGTTTGCGATCATCGCTCCGTTGATGATTACGTTCACCTTCGGCTTGGTCGAACTTGGACGCATCACGTTGGTCAAGCAAACCGCGACACATGCGACTCGTGAAGGGGCCCGGATCGCGATTCGTCCAGATGCGAATGCCGATCAGGTCATCGAACGTGTCGAAGAAGAACTTAGCTTGATGGGAATCGAGGGAGCTATCATCGAAACCGAACCCTCACTGATCGAGGAAGCCGAAATGGGGTCGACGGTCAAAGTGCGAGTCCGTTTGGCCATCTCTTCGATCAGTTGGGTCTCGAACTACTTTGATTTCGGCGACTCCGAGCTCATTGCCGAATCATCGATGCGCAGAGAAAGCACCAATTGA